TGTTGTAACCAGCGTGAAGCGTTGGTGTGCGTAACGCTGGGTATCTGGGGACGGCCGGGGTGCACAGAGCTCTGGCTGGGCCTGGGGCGTTCACCTGCCTGGTTTCTCAGCCTGACTTCTGTTagagctgaagcagcagctggtgggagCACCAGGTTAGCAGGTGGGCGAGCAGCCTGTGGAGCTGAGACCCCTCTGATGTTGGGGTAAGGCTGTGAGAAGTGCCTTCATACATGTAGCCCTCATGTACTGTTCTAGCAGCCTAACCAGGCAGTTGTTTCCATGCAGGAAACACCTCTCAAGATCCTGACGGACCTTCCTGCTCTCGTGAGCCTTGATCCTGTGGTGTTTTGCTGTGTGCTTCCCCTCTGTTCCCCATGTGGTGGCCACAGCTGTGCGCAGCTCCTCGCTGCCTGGGTGGGCGGGCTTGGTGCTCGGGAGCTGGGTTTGTGCCCCGCGAGGCCAAAGTGTTGGGCTCGTCCCTCAGGATCGATCGGCGTTTGTTGGTTTTACGAAAGCAAGAGGGGGTTTTTAGAAGGGAGTTGGATCTGTTGGGGACTTCTAAAGGTAGGGGTGGGACTGAGTGAAAACAGGCAGCGGGGTCCTGCCAAGTGGGAGGCTTTGAGACAAACGCAGGCCGCAGTGTTTATATAAGGACATCCAGCATATTTATGTAGGATATTCAGCATATTTATATAGGGTATTCAGAAATGGAATGACAAATGGCCCTGTTCCAAAACTTGACAACAGCTGGGTGTGAGGCTGTAGCGCTGGGGTTTGTCACTTGTCACACAGGTGACACCTCAGGCCGCTCTCCGGTGACGGCAACTCCAGGCCTGGATGAAGCAGACTGAGGTGCTCTAAGaaacacagagcacagcaaatAAATCCTTCCGTGCTCTTTGACCAGCTGTTTGGACAGTAACAGGAGTGAAAGGGCTTGTGGGCTGCAGGAGACCTTGGCATAGCCGCGAGCCCTTTGAGCAGCGCTGGCACCAGGTGCCGGGCCGACAGGCCACGCTGCCTGCGGGGTGCTGCGTGTGCGGCAAGCTGGGGCTGCCCGTCTGatccttgttttctctttcagatggAAAGAATGCGAATGGATCCAAGCAGCGTTATAACCGTAAAAGAGAAACTGCATATTCCAAAAATGAGAACTTTTCCAGTCAGTCCCGTCGCTCCAattcacagaaaagcaaagcttttaacAAGATGCCCCCTCAGAGGGGAGGTAGCGGCGGAAGTGGCAAACTTTTTAGCTCTTGTAATGGTGGAAGACGAGATGAGGTGAGAATTGTAATGCCGTGTCTCCAAGGCCTTCTTTCTTGGGACGAGAGGATCGCTCTGACCTGCCTAGATAGGTCTTCTGTATTcagctcctgggctgggaagggaaggagcgATAAGAGGTGCTAACATCGTTGAGATGCCACATTGAGTGTGAGCAGAACAACTTTGCAACAACAGAAGAAGAGTGCTCTCTGCTCTGAGAGACTTGCCATAAAAAGGAACAGTAAAACTAGTGGAAATGCCACCTGAGGAATGGGTACCTAGGCAGGCCACGTGCATATCTCAGGAAACAAAGGTTCTTCATGAAAATCCATAGTGATACACTTCCTAGGTTTTAAAAGTCCGGGATGATTGTGTCTAAGCACTTGAGTGTACAAATTTGCACGTGGTAGTGGCATTGGGAAAGTAATCAAATTAGCCTTGGTGACATCAAGATGGAGTAAAACCAGACCGGGGCTGCTTATACTGCTGTGGGTATGAATACTGTAGATCACTGGTGGGTTTGCATTGATACAGAagtcattgatttttttcagttttagtgGATGAGCAAAGCTGCCTGCCTAAAATGCTAACTCTGTCAAAACTCACTTGCTGTCTCTGTTCAGTCCTCATTCTCTGCTTTGTTATATGGAAACTAACTACAAACAAGTATTACTTGTGCAATAGTAGCCAAATGTGTGTTACTGGCCATATAAAAGAATACTGCCAGGATCTCAACAGCTTTCTTCTGTTATTAACCTCGACTACTAGGTATTGTTGGCTTTTACTTGTCGTTatttgggttgtttttctgctctcctCCATTTCATCCGTGTGGGGTAAGACCACTCAGTTCTAACTTCCAGGTTCTCATGCACTTTGGCTGCAGTGCTTGATTTGCGGAATGGGAGTAGGAGAAGGTGAGTCAGAGGGTTCTGCATATTCTGCACATGATCACTGCTGGGGCCTGGGTATCAACTTGTACTGATGCTTTTGCAGTAAATTCTAGCAAGTTCTAATAAATGCTGTTGTCTCTTAGGTAGCAGAGGCTCAACGGGCAGAGTTCAGCCCTGCCCAGTTCTCTGGTCCCAAGAAGATCAATCTGAACCACTTACTGAACTTCACTTTTGAACCCCGTGGCCAAGCAGGCCATTTTGATGGGAATGGACATGGCAACTGGGGGAAAAGGAACAAGTGGGGACATAAACCTTTCAGCAAGGAACTCTTCCTACAGGCCAAGTGAGTGGAAGACTAGCAGGGTTCTCAGACCTCTACAGAGACAGTAAGCCGTAAGGAACAGTCGGCTGGGGAATTGTTTGATCTTGAATACTCTTCCAGGGTGAAGTTACTTCTAGTGTTTTTAATACTCATTACTGTacttggaagagaaaaaacatatgAAGTTCTCTTCTTTACCTATTAACAAGGTATCTGGTTGACTGAGTCTTTTGGACGTAAGCCAGTTAGTCTTCTGCCTTACTTTTCCAGCATTGTTTGTGGAATATGACACTCCGTTTGGGAAGACCTATATAGTTCCCTTATGGAAAGTTaacatttcttccaaaaaagTCAGCATGTTGAGATGGTAGGGGCAGTGGTTGCTGGATTAAAGCTAATCTAAGTGCCAGAAGCAATTACTCATATGGGTCTCTTAATTCTTAAACTGCTGCTTCAGGTTGGCTTCACATCACAGGTCCCTAAATATGTAATAGTAACCCAAACAGTGATCAGCATGGTAATCCAGCAGCTGAATTTCTTTTGACTGGTAGTAACGGTCACTTTCACTAGAATTTGAAGTGTGTCAAGGACTTCCCATATCTGATCAcgttaaatataataaaaaacattttcattgttaATGCTTCTGATTTTTCCCTATTGATTTGTGACTTGATTTTCACTTATTGTAACAAAGTCTGCTTACAGGAACTGTAGTAGTTCTAATTCTTGTAAGCATGCTCTTTCCACTTGTGGATTCCCTGTTTTTAAGAGATCCCTGATGGAGTTGGCTCtgtttgttccatttttttttttctggaaaaccaTTCTGCCTGGCTCACTCTGTAGGTAGTATGCGATGCTGTGTCTAACTGAAATTAGACGTATCTGTATTCTGGGAATCTGGTTGTGAACTGAACTCTGTTGGGTTATGTTGGTAGAAGTTTCCAAACTGTGTCCAGTAGCTTTCTGCTGGAGAAAGAAGATGCTCTGAGAATCCTATGGTATAGTTCTCCAAGAGTTTTTAGAAACAACTGAGTGGATCATCTGTCTCTTTGCCTTTCCCCAGCTGCCAGTTTGTTGTCTCTGAAGAACAGGACTACACAGTCCACTTTGCTGATCCAGATACCTTGGTCAACTGGGACTTTGTGGAGCAAGTGGTCAGTTGTGATgggctagatttttttttgtcttattaaGAAACTCAGTCTGTCTTTAACTGCTTCTTTGTGATGTTACGTAAAACTCAGCTGTTTCTGAGCTTCAGGCCTTTTCTGTCACTCCCACAATACTGGGAATGATCTGTCATGGAATATATTATGAAGTACTTTGATGacaggaaaagagaagtgtTAAAATCTATTAGGAAAATTAGCAGCTTCTTCTTGCTTTCGCAGATGGGAGCTCATCAAAAATAGTATCTGACATTCTGTAGACTCAGTCCTTGTGATTGAGATATTAACAGAAAACTTGGGCATGAGTCCATGAAAGAGGACTAGAGTGTAGAATTTTGAAGAATTATCTTGTGCATAAGTGGCCCATCTTGCCTAGCAACAAAGTGGAAAATCTCCTGATAATTGTGGCCAGAACTTTGGGTTACCTGAAGTAGAAACTTAGTCTGTGAAGACTAGTCGTCGTGGCTGGTGTAGCTGGTGGGGAGGTACATTTACTGTTACCTGACCCTATgagagaactgaaaaatcaggtgcTTGGTTGGCTGTTTTGTCTCTGCAACATACAGATGCTAACAAAACATCTGACTAAACTAGAATGTTCATGAAATTAGGTAAGTTCAGTCTCTCAGTTAAACAGGACTGCACAAATGTGCTGGTGTGAGGTGACAGTTCATTTGCTGACTTCTTCTTGTCTGAATTCAGATGATGATAATGTTGCTAGCTCTTAAGTGATGACAAATACAAGAGGAAAACGTGAGAATAGTTGTTCATTAGAGTAAAAATAGATGGGTTGGCTTTGAAGGCTATTCCACATATTGACCAAAATGGTTATTTAGTTCATGGTGTACTTAATTTCCTGGTAAATAAGCAGAACCTGAAGAACTGGAAGATTAATATATTAGAGTAGATCTTACAGGTTTAGTTTCTGTGCCACAGAATGATTTCCAAGTCTATAACTTGTACTATTCCTCTCGTGTGCTGTTTCAGCGAATTTGTAGCCATGAAGTACCCTCTTGCCCAATCTGTCTGTACCCGCCTACAGCAGCAAAGATCACCCGCTGCGGGCATATCTTTTGTTGGGCATGTATCCTTCACTATCTCTCCTTGAGTGAGAAAACCTGGAGTAAGTGCCCTATTTGTTACGGCTCTGTTCACAAGAAGGATCTTAAGAGGTGAGGCTTGATATCTATTAAATGATATATGtcactgaaatattatttttaccctgtaaaaataataacctCCTCTTTACATTGCAGTGTTATTGCTATGGAAACACGCCAATATGCAATTGGTGATGTCATTACGATGCAACTTatgagaagagagaaaggtGTTCTGATAGCACTGCCCAAATCTCAGTGGATGAATGTGGTGCAGCCTGTTTACGTTGGAGGTGAGTGTGTCTGAGTACTGGTGCTTGGCATCCTGCTCCTAACTGTGGCTTGGACTTGACTCAAGATTTCCCATGGCAGTGCCATGCTGCTGTCTTAAAATAGTTCAGACCACAAAGCATGGGTAGCTGAAAACCTTAATGACCACATCTTAATAATAAGCAATCTACCCatactttgttttttctaagaCTTCAACTTGTGTTCTGTTTCCCTTCAAGTTACTGCACTGCAGACTCCTGCCTTCTCAATTTTTGTTATAGCTTGATGTGCATTTTTTCTTGTACAGTCATTGGTGTCAttcttgctgcttctgttgGCTTTTCAGTGTCCTTAACTTTTGCCTTCTGGCTCCTCATTCTACAGCTTAACAAAAATAACTGTGTCTAAGCTATTTCAAGGATGTATTCTTCAACAAGGTTTTCATCATCTTCACTTATCAACTAAGATCTGTGAACGATTTGGGGAAATAGTCAAAATTATTGCAAACCTATTCCAAACATCTGTTGCCTGACTTCTACAGTTTTCTCCAGTCAAGTACTGTGACTAATGCATCATCATCTTATCTGTTGGTATCATGAAAATTTTGTGactaaagaaataattttacttaGCGTTGCTGTTTTGTGGGCTGTCTTGGCTCGCTTCATTTTGCAGCCGCATTTGCAAAAAGCTGTATGTGTTCAAGCTCTCTGTAAAAAGTCAAGTCTGCTAACTCACGATGGGCATCCAGCACGCAGAGCGTGTGCTTACATGTCCCtcagccttttaaaataaaggtctCTAAATCCTATTATAAAACAACAAACCCTTCTATCCTTCAATCCAGTACTGGATTTGAGATCATTCCAAACTCAGAAACCTCACCGTTAATGGGATGTTCTGTAGACACTGTCCTTAAAAGAGGTTGGACCCATAGGTCCAGTGAGTATGTGTGCAATGGGATTCTATACATGCTGTAAAGCTTATTGTTAAGACAAGTGCTCTAGTAACAAGATGACTACATTTTGCTGGACCTTGGAATTCTTTAGTTTATCTACTATTTCTGCTGTGCTTCCTGTAAAAGACTAATAATGTTCTATAGAGGTTTTGAATATATAAGGGTTTATGAATTAGTTTGAGACAAAACAGAGGTAGGTCACTTCGGCAAAACTTTCCAGTTGCAGTATTTTTGAGTAtagagagaagaagaagaagtttTCAGGAAGCTTTGACCATCCAGAGCTTCAAGGGGGGGTGAtacttccacaaaaaaaaaaaaaaaaagggaaacttGGACTTGAGTTTTGAAGCTTAGCAACTGAGTTGTGGTAAACTGCAACTTCAGGGAGATCCGTGTAGCAGAGAAGGTATGTGGCACGAGCTTGTGTCATCAATGGTATAAATATGCAGAGTTTGTATCAAACTCTTTCTAAATATTGTCCACTTGGCAGTGGATTAACTCAAAGTTGAGCCGTAATGgaacttcagaagaaatggTGGTTCCTGATGCCAGTTCAAACTGGTGCCTCTACCCGAAGATATTAATGGTTTGGTGCTCCTTCTGTTCAGATGACCAGCACAGCCAGTATTCCAAACTGCTTCTGGCATCCAGGGAGCAGGTCCTGCAGTTGGTGATTCTGGAGGAGAAAGCAGCGTTACTAAAACAGtatgaggaggaaaaacacaCCCCGGAGGCATGCTTTATTGAGGCTGCTATCCAGGAACTGAAGGTGAGAACCTCTTGGGATGTTTTTAgtgatgttatttttaacagtatGTTGAGCATTTATCTTTTGCTGCTTAAGTGGTTGTGTGTGATTATTCTGGTCTCTGTGATGCATGTACTAGCAAGATGGTGATATTTACTGCCAGAATAGCAGTGTGAACCTTGGAGGAGATTGTAGCCCTTGGGCTCCTGGTATCTGATGTGACATTCAAGATAAAAGAacagaatgtattttattaaatggtATTCCTCCCAGAAATGTGAAGGAGTTCTCATTTAAAAGGAAGATTGTTTTCCCCTTCAGGTCTAGTAATTCCTGGGATAACTTCTATCAAACGAACATGAGCAAACGTagataatatttcttttaaaaggagCCTTTGTGTGTCCTGCAGTGGAAGAGGACTGCCCTTCAATGGTCTGTCTTTGTCACAGATGTATTGTAGATTTATGAAAACCTGATGTATAGAACAAGGCTAAAGATAATTACGGTGATAGTCTCCTGGCTAAAATAGGAGACTAAAACTTGTTCTCTTTGTATGACCTGTAGGAGCGAGAAGCAGCACTCTCTGCTGACAAGGATAAAAGCAGTGGCATTGCTGGAATTAGTGCAGCTGTGGAAGAATTGGTCCTAGACAGCTCCAAGACTACAGAGCCTGCAGTTCTCCATGAGAAAAAGGTGGGTAACAGTTGTGTTTGGGCGGATCTCGTTGATGCCTAGGGCTGCCACTTTACGCTGCAGTGCAGGGTGAACTGGTACCAAAGACTTCTGCAGAAATGATCATTTTTGAAAGAGGTGATTGTGGTACTAACTGTATGCCCTCCGTTGTTGTAGTGTGGCATGGAGTATCTCTCTGCATTCGATGAGGAGCTTGTGGAGCCTTGCTCTGATCAGGCAAGTTCCTTTTTGCCTCCTGTGGAATCAGAAGAGGCAGTGCTGGATGAAGAGGAAGTACCTGAGGTGGATACCATAGGGGAACCTGATGTGAAAACTACAGAAGAATTAAATCCAGCTGAAACAAGCTACCAAGAATGTAAAGATACAATTAGCAGTGGACATCATAACAACTCTCCCTTTTACTATTTCTATCAAGGTAAGTGCAATGAAATCCTGGAGTCATGGGGGCAAGGGTGCATCCTTTGGGATCCTTTTTTGGGGAAGACGCTTGTCAGGTCAATAGATTCAGCTACACTCTGTGAAATACAACTTCTAGACTTTTAGAAAGGAGTCTTAGTTTCATTACTAGTGAGGTGGGGAAAAGAGTATTAGCAATTAACAGACACAGAACAACTAATGATGTCTTGTCCTACAGCGGAGGATGGACAGTGCATGTATCTTCACCCTGTGAATGTTCGGTGTCTTGTTCGTGAATATGGCAGCTTGgagaagagtccagagaagATAACTGCAGCTGTAGTGGAGATAGCTGGCTACTCAATGACAGAGGTAATTATTTCATCTTCACGTTCTAGTAACTTGATCTTTGCAGCTGGCAGGTGAGATGTTTCTCTTTGATAATGAGAAATAATTACTGTGAATGGGTAGGCGTGCTTATCTGTGAAGGACATCTGTGTAAGGTGTAATACTTGAAGTTAGTTTTGATAAGTAGACTGTAGTCTAACTTGCTTTCTTCTACTAGAAGGTAGGAAGTTTTAGGAGTAAGAGAACTGTAAGCTTAAcgttggtttgtttttaagagtaCCTTGAACTAGGTACATCTTCCTGAACCTAAAGGAGTGTTCTGCAGCATCTCTTCAGCAAACAGCTGCTTCTGAGCATCAAGGATAGAGGTGGGATCTTAGGTAAAATAAGAGGGTGGAAAGTAACTTCAGTGTTTGAGATAGAGGCATCTCTGAGGCAGTGAAGGTGCTTAAGACACTGAAGCTCTAGAAGAGAGAATGGATCTTGAATTCCTTTGC
This genomic stretch from Anas acuta chromosome 17, bAnaAcu1.1, whole genome shotgun sequence harbors:
- the RNF10 gene encoding E3 ubiquitin-protein ligase RNF10 translates to MLQSPPGASPASAPAMDKSSPCGSGAPGSSAGGKGQQPRSASAGPAAGESKPKGDGKNANGSKQRYNRKRETAYSKNENFSSQSRRSNSQKSKAFNKMPPQRGGSGGSGKLFSSCNGGRRDEVAEAQRAEFSPAQFSGPKKINLNHLLNFTFEPRGQAGHFDGNGHGNWGKRNKWGHKPFSKELFLQANCQFVVSEEQDYTVHFADPDTLVNWDFVEQVRICSHEVPSCPICLYPPTAAKITRCGHIFCWACILHYLSLSEKTWSKCPICYGSVHKKDLKSVIAMETRQYAIGDVITMQLMRREKGVLIALPKSQWMNVVQPVYVGDDQHSQYSKLLLASREQVLQLVILEEKAALLKQYEEEKHTPEACFIEAAIQELKEREAALSADKDKSSGIAGISAAVEELVLDSSKTTEPAVLHEKKCGMEYLSAFDEELVEPCSDQASSFLPPVESEEAVLDEEEVPEVDTIGEPDVKTTEELNPAETSYQECKDTISSGHHNNSPFYYFYQAEDGQCMYLHPVNVRCLVREYGSLEKSPEKITAAVVEIAGYSMTEDIRQRHRYLCHLPLTCEFSICELALKPPIISKETLELFSDDIEKRKRLRQKKARDERRRERRIEIEENKKQGKYPEVHIALENLQQFPAFTSCHGETSTDHQSFCPSPLGRSPVFQTESIPTPLSPAASQASPLLCGSLEEDSPFPSFAQMLRVGKAKPETWPKPAPKTRDENTLALPVPADSDGESDSSDRTPVPSFQNSFSQAIEAALLKLDKPSAAEHLSEEKGGKKRKKQKQKLLFSTSVVHTK